DNA from Microvirga ossetica:
GACGATCGGGCATTGCCAGATCATCGGATCGCCCTCGAAATACATCTGCGTGATCAGGCGCTGGGCGAAGGCATGGCCGAAGAGCGAGAAGTGGATGTGCGCCGGGCGCCAGTCGTTGACGCCGTTCGGCCAAGGGTAGGCGCCGGGCTTGATGGTGCGGAACCAGTAGCGCCCGTCCTCGTCGGTGATCGCGCGTCCGCAGCCGCCGAAGTTCGGGTCGATGGCGGCGAGATAGGTTTCCTTCTTGTGCCGGTAGCGACCGCCGGCATTGGCCTGCCAGAACTCGACCAGGGCGCCGGGCACCGGGCGGGCGTTCTCGTCGAGCACGCGGCCATAGACGATGATGCGCTGGCCGATGGCATCGCCGGTCTTGGCGAAGTTGCGGATGAGGTCGTTGTCGAGCGGGCCGATCTGGTTGTGCCCGAAGCGCGGGCCGGTCATCTCCGAGATCGTGTTGTCGAGCGCGAGAAGCGGGTATTGCGGCGAGCGCAGCACCGAGGTCTTGTATTGCGGCGTCAGCGCCGCCGGATGCCAGCTCCGGTCCCGCTGATAATATGATCCTTGATCCGACATTTGGCTCTCCCTGGCAGCGCCGGACAGCGCTGCGCCAATAACCCGTCCCGCTACTTTTGAGGCTCGGGATTTGCTTCCATTTCCGCAAAGGTCTTCTTGACGATCTTGATGGCGTGATTGGCCGCGGGCACGCCGGCATAGACGGCCACGTGCAGCAGCGCCTCCTTGATGTCCTCCTTGGTCGCGCTCGTGTTGCGGGTCGCGCGGACATGCATGGCGACCTCATCGTCCTGGCCGAGTGCAGCCAGGAGCGCGATGGTGACGATGGAGCGCTCGCGCAGCGTGAAACCCGGGCGCGACCATACCGAACCCCAGGCGCCTTCGGTGATGAAGGTCTGGAAGTCCTCGTCGAACTCCGTCATCTGCGCGCTCGCCCGGTCCACATGGGCATCGCCCAGAACCTGTCGGCGCACCGCCATGCCCGCCTTGTAGCGTTCGCTATTGTCCCTCTCAGACAAGTCCAGCCTCCTGAAGATGCTCTTTGATGAGTGTCGACAGCACCGCCGGCTTCTCGACGCAGGGAATGTGCCCTGCCCCGTCGATCAGCGCGAAGCGCGCGCCTGGAATGAGATCGGCCGTGCCCTTGACCACGTCTGCCGGCGTCGAGCCGTCCTGGTCGCCTGCGACGCAGAGGGTCGGAATCGCGATGCGGCCGGCATCCGGCCTCAGATCGGAATCGCGGATGGCGGCGCAGGTTCCGGCATAGCCGTGAGCCGGCGTGCGCACCAGCATGTTGCGCCAGCCTGCGACTTCATCCGCATGGGTCTCGCGAAACAGCGGCGTGAACCAGCGCTGCAGGACGTTGTCCGCGAGCGGCTCGATGCCGCCGTTTTCGACGCCGGCGATCCGCTCGGCCCAGAGTTCCGGCGTCCCGATCTTCGCCGCCGTACAGCAGAGGGTGAGCGCCTGAACGCGCTCAGGAGCGCGCACGGCCATGCGCTGCGCGATCATGCCTCCTACCGACAGGCCGACGAGAGCGGCCCGCTCGATCTTGAGATGATCGAGAAGCCCTACAAGATCGGCCGTGTGGTCGTCGATCGTATAGGGCGCAGACGGCGCGTCCGAGAGGCCGTGTCCACGCTTGTCGTAGAGAACGATTCGGAAGCGATCGGCAAAGGCCGGCACGACCTCCTGCCAGATGCGGAAGTCGCTCCCCAGCGAATTGATGAAGACGAGAACGGGGCCGTCGGTCGGACCGACCACCTGGTGATGAAGGACGATGCCGTTGATGCGTGCGAATGCCATGCCAGACCTCAATGCAGCGAACCGACGCCGATATAGCGCTCGACCAATCCCTGATCGGCGCGCAGGGCCTCGCTCGTCCCCTGCCAGGCGATGCGCCCGCGCTCGAGGATCAGAACGGATTCGGCGAAATCCAGGGCACTTTCGAGGCGCTGCTCGACGAGAAGGATCGTCATCTCGCCGGTCGATGCGAGCCGCGTGAAGGCGGACATCAGCTCCTCGCAGATGACGGGCGCCAGCCCCTCGAGCGGCTCGTCGAGGAGCAGCACCGACGGGCGACCGAGAATGGTGCGGGCGGTCGAGAGCATCTGCTGCTCGCCGCCGGACAATTGCCAGCCGAGATTGTTCCGACGCTCGTGAAGGCGCGGAAACATGTCGTATGCCTCCTGAATGACGCTGCGCGGCCGGTCCTTCACACCGACGACAAGATTCTCCTCGACCGTCATCGAGCGGAAGATGTCCCGCGTCTGGGGAACCAGGCCGATCCCCTTTCGTGCGCGCTCCGAGCTCTTCAGCCCCGACACGTCGGCACCGCCGATCCGGATCTCCCCGCCATAGCGCCGGTTCATTCCCATGAGCGTCGACAGAAGCGTGGTCTTGCCCATGCCGTTGCGGCCGAGAATGGACAGCCGCGCGCCGGACGGCACCGAGAAGGACACATCCTCCAGCACAACCGTCGGGCCGTAGCCCGCACTCAATCCGCGGACGTCAAGCGATTCTGCGGGCATGGGCATAGTTCCCCAGATAGGCCTCTCGGACCTTTTCGTTGGCGGCGACCTCCGACGGCAATCCCTCGAAGATGATCTCGCCGGCTGCCAGGACGACCACGCGTCGGGCGAAGCGGAAGACGAGATCCATGTCGTGCTCGATCATCAGCACGGCGAGGCTCGGCGGCAGACGTTCGAGCGCCTGCTCGATCCTCGGCGTGTCGCTCGACGGCACGCCGGCCGCCGGCTCGTCGAGGAGCAGCACTTTCGGCCGCAGCGCCAGCGCGATGCCGATCTCCAGCAGCCGCTGCTGTCCATAGGCGATCTCGCCGACCCTGCGCCGCGCCACATCCAGCAGGCCGAGAGTGGACAGAATGCCCTCGACCTCACCCGCCACTTCGGAATTGCCCGTGAAACGGCTCAGAATCCGGTTGGCCTTTCCTTCCCGCTGCAGCACCGTCAGCGTCACGTGCTCTTCCGGCGTCATCTGCGAGAACAGCCGCGTAACCTGGAAGGTGCGCACCAGACCCTTGCGAACCCGCCGCACGGCGCCGAGGTTCGTGACATCCTCGCCGTTCAGGATGACCCGCCCAGCGCTCGGATGAATCAGCCCCGTCACCAGATTGACGAAGGTGGTCTTGCCGGCGCCGTTCGGGCCGATCAGGGCGAGCCGCTCTCCGGCCGGCATGGCGAGCGAGATGTCCCGGCTGACGGCGAGGCCGCCGAAATTCTTGGTCAGGCCCTCGACGCGAAAGAGATCGCTCATGCCTTCCCCCTCTTCGCGCGTTTGCCCGATGCGGAGAACCTGTCGAGCAGGCCGCTCAGCCCGCCGGGAGCGGCGAGCACCACCGCGATCAGCAGGGCGCCGACCATCGTCATCCAGTGGAACGGGTTGATCGCCGAGACGATGTGCTCGAAGCCCATGAAGATCACGGTGCCGACAAGCGCGCCGTAAAGGGTGCCTAGGCCGCCGAGCACGAGCATGACGAGGGCGTTGGCGGACAATTCGAAGCTGACGCTGTCGAGGCCGACCACCTGGGTGGAGATCGCGGCGAGCGCGCCGCCCATTCCGGCAACCGCACCCGAAATCACGAACATCTTCAGCAGCACCGGGAATACGAAGGAGCCCATGGCGCGGATGCGGATCGGATCCTGCTTGATGCCCCGACACAGCATGCCGAAGGGCGAAGACACGACGAATTTCAGCACGATGAAGACGAGGACCAGCAGCGTGAGGCCGAAGAGATAGGCCGTCCGGCCCCAGAGATCGAATTCGA
Protein-coding regions in this window:
- a CDS encoding ABC transporter ATP-binding protein; this encodes MSDLFRVEGLTKNFGGLAVSRDISLAMPAGERLALIGPNGAGKTTFVNLVTGLIHPSAGRVILNGEDVTNLGAVRRVRKGLVRTFQVTRLFSQMTPEEHVTLTVLQREGKANRILSRFTGNSEVAGEVEGILSTLGLLDVARRRVGEIAYGQQRLLEIGIALALRPKVLLLDEPAAGVPSSDTPRIEQALERLPPSLAVLMIEHDMDLVFRFARRVVVLAAGEIIFEGLPSEVAANEKVREAYLGNYAHARRIA
- a CDS encoding branched-chain amino acid ABC transporter permease, which encodes MVAQTERIAAVPAERRWLREVIGIVLIIAAGMAGYFLFPDNLALLTRVIAVALLVLSIDLITGYCGVATLGQASLFGAGAYAAGIACVNGVTEPVTLILIGAVAGAVAGLLMGTIMLRAHGLAQLVLSIAIVQLFHEAANKASAYTGGSDGLAGLMVSPLFGMFEFDLWGRTAYLFGLTLLVLVFIVLKFVVSSPFGMLCRGIKQDPIRIRAMGSFVFPVLLKMFVISGAVAGMGGALAAISTQVVGLDSVSFELSANALVMLVLGGLGTLYGALVGTVIFMGFEHIVSAINPFHWMTMVGALLIAVVLAAPGGLSGLLDRFSASGKRAKRGKA
- the pcaD gene encoding 3-oxoadipate enol-lactonase, with the translated sequence MAFARINGIVLHHQVVGPTDGPVLVFINSLGSDFRIWQEVVPAFADRFRIVLYDKRGHGLSDAPSAPYTIDDHTADLVGLLDHLKIERAALVGLSVGGMIAQRMAVRAPERVQALTLCCTAAKIGTPELWAERIAGVENGGIEPLADNVLQRWFTPLFRETHADEVAGWRNMLVRTPAHGYAGTCAAIRDSDLRPDAGRIAIPTLCVAGDQDGSTPADVVKGTADLIPGARFALIDGAGHIPCVEKPAVLSTLIKEHLQEAGLV
- the pcaC gene encoding 4-carboxymuconolactone decarboxylase, which translates into the protein MSERDNSERYKAGMAVRRQVLGDAHVDRASAQMTEFDEDFQTFITEGAWGSVWSRPGFTLRERSIVTIALLAALGQDDEVAMHVRATRNTSATKEDIKEALLHVAVYAGVPAANHAIKIVKKTFAEMEANPEPQK
- the pcaH gene encoding protocatechuate 3,4-dioxygenase subunit beta; protein product: MSDQGSYYQRDRSWHPAALTPQYKTSVLRSPQYPLLALDNTISEMTGPRFGHNQIGPLDNDLIRNFAKTGDAIGQRIIVYGRVLDENARPVPGALVEFWQANAGGRYRHKKETYLAAIDPNFGGCGRAITDEDGRYWFRTIKPGAYPWPNGVNDWRPAHIHFSLFGHAFAQRLITQMYFEGDPMIWQCPIVSTIADKAAIDQLTAVLDRNATLPMDALAYKFDIVLRGRRSTMFENRMEGN
- a CDS encoding ABC transporter ATP-binding protein, with protein sequence MPAESLDVRGLSAGYGPTVVLEDVSFSVPSGARLSILGRNGMGKTTLLSTLMGMNRRYGGEIRIGGADVSGLKSSERARKGIGLVPQTRDIFRSMTVEENLVVGVKDRPRSVIQEAYDMFPRLHERRNNLGWQLSGGEQQMLSTARTILGRPSVLLLDEPLEGLAPVICEELMSAFTRLASTGEMTILLVEQRLESALDFAESVLILERGRIAWQGTSEALRADQGLVERYIGVGSLH